Sequence from the Enhydrobacter sp. genome:
CCCGTGCCGACCGATCGACTCTTCCAACGCGTCGTCGATGCTGTGTCGATAGTGCATACGCGACCTCTAGGGTTCGGCGCGAAGGCCAATGGGTTTACCGACTACGACCGAGGTAACGACGTCGTCGCGCAAAAGCTGCCGGGCCATTCGCCGGACGTCCTGGAGCGTCACGGCCTCGATGAGCGACGAACGCTTCTGCAGATAGTCGCGGGCCAGGCCATCGACCTGCATGCTGTGCAGGAGGCCCGCAACGGACGCCGAGGAATCGAGCGAAACGGGCAGGGAGCCGCTCAGGTAGGTCTTGGCGTCGGCCAGTTCCTGCGGCACAACCCCGTCGTCGCGAAGTCGAGCCATCTCGCCACGAATGACACGGATCGCTTCCGCCACGCGCTCGTTGGCGCTCGCTGTGGAGACCACCAGCAGAGAGGCCTTCGTGTTAGGACGCAGTCCGGCCGACACGCCGTAGGCAAGGCCGCGTTTCTCGCGTACTTCGTCGAACAGTCTCGACTGCTGCCCTCCTCCCCCGAGGATGTGGGTCATGACGGAGGCGGGAAACCAATCCGGATGGTTGCGCGTCACGGCCGGCACGGCGATCCGAACCGCGCTCTGTGGCACTGGTCGTTCGACAACCACTGTCCGAGGGCGCATCGGAGGTGCCCAACCCGGCGGAGACGGCTTGGCAGCGCCGGCGGGCAACATGCCGAACGTCCGATCCAGCAGACGGCTCAGATCCGCCTCGTCGATATCGCCAACCGCCGCGACGACCATCCCGGTGCGATCTAGGACAGCGGTGGCGCGGGACTTGACATCGTCGCGCGTCAGAGTGCGCAGAGCCTCGCGCATGCCGCTGCTGTCGGTGGCATAGGGGTGGCCCGCGAATACGATCTCCGACAGCGTCCGCTCGGCGACCGAGGCCGGCCGCTGTTCCGCCTGATTGAGCCCGGCGATAAACTGGGCGCGGCGGCGCTCCAGCATGTCCTCATCGAAGCGCGGTGCATCGAGCGCCAACCGCAAGAGTTCGAACCCTTCATCGCGCTTGGCGGAAAGCGTGCGCAGGCTGCCGGTCGTCCGATCGAGCGAGGCGCCGAAACTCAGAGAAGCCGATGCCTCTTCCTGGCGGCGGCGGAATGCCTGCGCATCGAGGGCTCCGGCACCGTCCGTAAGCAGCGACGCCATCAAGCTCGTCACGCCCTTCTGCTGCCGGGGCTCCAGCGCCGTACCGTCGGCAAATGAAAAAGACAGCGTGACGATCGGTACGTTCCTGTCCTCTACGAGCCAGGCCTTGATGCCGAGCGGGGTCGTTACCTCCTTGATGTCGATGGCCCATGCACGCCCCGTGACCAGGATCGCGGCACTCGCCCACAGCAGCACGATCGCCAGCCGACCGAGGTTCATCGGCCGCCCTCCGCCGGAGTCAGCAACGAGGTGATACTTCCATCGTCCCGCCAGACGCTGCGGGCGGCGGCGAGTACATCGGCAGGGCCGACCGCGGCGATCCGCTGAGGCCACTCATCGATGTCGGCGATTGTACCGCCTGTACTCAACATGGTGCCGTAGAGGCGCGGCCCGCTCGAAAGAGAGTCCTGGGAATAGATCGCTCCAGCGAGAAGCTGGTTCTGAGCGCGCTCCACCTCGTCAGGCGCGACGCCCTCGTCGAGCAGGCGCGACAGCTGATCGCGGACGGCCTCCTCGATCTGCGCCACCTTCGCTTGTGGTGCCGGATGGATCGACAGGCCGAACGTCGTGATGCCGAGGCTGAACGGGCTGTAGCTCGCCCATGCCGACAATGCGATTCTGTCACGGGCGACCAGCGCTCGCGACAGCCGGCTGGTCTCGCTGCCGCCGAACAGGTAGGCCAGCACCTGAAGCGCATGCGTGTACCGGCTCTCCCCAACTCGAAGGGAAGGCGCGAGGTAATCACGCATCCATCGCGGCTCGGCGACACGCGCGTCCGCGCGCACCACACGGTGCGGCAGGCCGGTGCCTCCTGTGCTCGGGCGACGTCGAGGCTCGACCCGCCTCGCCCCAATGGGGCCATAGAATTGTTCGGCGAGTTTCCGAACCGACTCGACGGTAGCATCGCCGGCGACGATCAACACGGCATTGTTCGGCGAATAGTGCCGGCGATAAAACGCCATGAGTTCATTGACCCCAAGGCGGCGTATGTCGTCGACATACCCGATCACCGGCATGCCGTATGGTCGCCCGTGACCGAACAGTTGCTCGCGAACCGCCTCGCCGAGCAGTGCCCCAGGCACGTTGTCGACGCGTGTACGGCGCTCCTCGAGCACGACCTGGCGCTCCGGCGTCACTTCCTTTTCGAGAATGCGCAGGTTGGTCATGCGGTCCGCTTCCATACGCATGATCAGTTCAAGTCGATCGGCGGCGATCGTCTGGTGGTAGCCTGTCGAATCGAAGCTGGTATAGGCGTTGCTCCGTCCACCGTGGCGGGAAACGAGGCGCGAGAATTCGTTCGGTCCGACCGCGGCGGTTCCCTTGAACATCATGTGTTCGAGAAAGTGCGCGATGCCCGTCCTGCCGAGCGTCTCGTCGGCGCTGCCGACCTTGTAGACCACGAGCTGATTGACGATCGGGGCCCGGGACGACGACAGGACCACCACCTGCAGGCCGTTTCCGAGAACGAAGCTCTCGGCCGGTCGACGCCGTACGGTGAGCAGTCCGGCCATCGTCGACCGCGGCGAAAGGGCCGCAGCGCCCGCCAGCAAACCGCCAATGAAGGCGCGGCGGTCGAGCTTCGGCGGCGTTCTCAGAAGATTCCCTCCAGCAGACCCCGCTTGCGCCGCTGGATGGTCGGCGTCGGACCGGCAGCCGGCTGCCCGGTCGCCTGCGCTTCACGCAGCCGCTGCTGCTCCCTGCCGGGGTCGAGAACGACACCGGGCGGCGGCGGGTCCTGCCAGAAGATCAGATTGTCGATGAACGACTTGTCGCCTTCGGCGATGGTGCGCGAATCGCGATTGACCTGCGCTCGAATATTGGGATCGACACCGCCTGCGCTGGCCCGTGCAATCAGCGCCTGTTCCGATGCATCGCCCACCCGCGTTGCTCCAGTTGCCGCCGCTCCCGTGCGTTGCTGGACGCGTCCCGCCAAGGTCGGCGAGAGCGCCTCCTTGGCCTGATCGGCCGGAGACGTCTCTTGCGGCCTGGGCTCGCCAGGCCGCGGGGGTCTCAATTCGGCGTTGGGCGGCATGGTGAGGGGCGAGTGCGAGACGATCCGAAACTCGTCCGGAGATATCTTCTTTGCACCGCCGAGATTCTCGAAGGCACTGCAGCCGCCCAGCGCCACAGCCGCCAAGGCGATTGCACTCGTCGATTTCAACAGTATCCGTTGCATGCCAATCCGCTTCTGTCCGCCGAAGATGGCCTTATCAGGGCGCGCGCTCTTTCTCGCCAAGCAGGGAGTCGATCAACATCAGGCCGACACCCACGACGATCGCCGAATCGGCGATGTTGAACGCCGGCCAGTGCCATTGACCCACGTAGAAATCGGCAAAATCGAACACCGCTCCCCAGCGGGCGCGATCGATAACATTGCCGATGGCGCCGCCCATGACAAGGCCGATACCCCATCCCCCGAGGAGGCGATCAGTTCGCCGCAGCCATATGAACAGGCCCAGGCAAACCCCGATCGCCACGCCCGACAGGACCCAAGGCGGCAAGGCCCGATCGCCGCCCAGAATCCCGAAACTGACGCCCCGATTCCAGACGATGACCAAGCGAAAGAAGTCATCGATCACCGGCACGATGGCGCCGGCCTTCAGGAGATAGCGCAACAGCAATTCCTTCGACACCTGGTCGACCGCTACCGTCAGGGCGACCAGGATCATGGCGTGCCGGTCGATTCGCCTCACGCGTCCACCGCGGATTCGCAGCGCCGACAGAGCAGCGGATGCCGGGCCGACTTGCCGACCTCCGGCAACACCTGCCAGCAACGCGCGCACTTGTTGCCTTCGGCGAGCGCCGGAACGACCGCGACGCCGTCGACGTCGGCCAGGCTGAAAGCACCCGCGGGAGCGGGCCCTTCCGACAGCCCTCCACCGGACGTAATGCAGATTTCCGCCAGGTCGAGGCCTTGCATTGCGGCGATGTACTCCCTGTCGGCATGGACGCGGGGCGCCGCCTGCAAACTCGAGCCGATGCGCTTCTCGGCACGCTCGAGCTCGAGTGCGCCGGTGACCACGCGCCGCAACGCACGCACGGTCTTCCACTTCTCGCCGAGAGCCGGATCGAGCCAACCCGCCGCGACCGCGGGATACAGGCGAAGGTGCACGCTCTCCACTGTCCCGTCGGGCACGTCCTTTGGTCGCGCCAACCATGCCTCTTCCGCCGTGAAACAAGTGATTGGCGCCAACCAAGCGGTGAGGAACGAGAACAGCTCCGCCATCACCGTACGCGCGGCCCGCCGGCGCGGCGCTGGCGGCGCATCGCAATAGATCGAGTCCTTGCGGACATCGAAATAGAAGGCCGAAAGGTCCACCGTGCAGAAGTTGTGCAGTTCGGTTGCGATGCGATGGAAGTCGAAATCGTCGACCGCCGGCCGAAGGATCCCGTCGAGCTCGGCCAGGCGATGCAGCACCCAGCGCTCGAGCTCGGGCATCTCGGCGTGCGGCAGGCGTTCCGTCGCCGAGAAGCCTTCGAGGCTCCCCAGCAAATAACGCAGCGTGTTGCGAAGGCGACGATAGGCTTCCGCCTGATGCTTGAGGATCTCGGGCCCGATACGCTGATCTTCAGTGTAGTCGGTCCCAACCACCCAGAGCCGCAGGATGTCAGCGCCATACTGGTCGCAGACTTCCTGAGGCGCGGTGATGTTGCCCAGGGACTTGGACATCTTGCGGCCCTGCTCGTCGAGCGTGAAGCCATGGGTCAGGACTGCATCGTAAGGAGCGCGGCCGCGCGTGCCGCAGCTCTCCAACAGGGACGAATGAAACCAGCCGCGATGCTGATCCGAGCCCTCAAGATAGAGGTCCGCCGGCCACTTGAGGTCGCCGCGGTCCTCGAGCGTGAAGGCGTGCGTGGAGCCCGAGTCGAACCAGACGTCGAGGATGTCCTTCACCTGCTCGAAGTCCTCGGCCTTGTACTTGTTGCCAAGAAAGCGTTCGGGCGGACTCTCGAACCAGACGTCGGCGCCTTCCTGTCGGAAGGCCTCGACGACGCGATTCATCACCTCCGGATCGCGCAACGGCTCGCCGGTACGATTATCGACGAACACCGCGATCGGCACGCCCCAGGCCCGCTGGCGCGACACGCACCAGTCGGGGCGCGCCTCGATCATCGACCGCAGGCGATTGTAGCCGGCGCGCGGCACGAAGCGGGTCGCATCGATCGCGGCGAGTGCTTTCTCCCGCAGAGTGCCGCCGATCTCCGGGATCGGCTTGTCCATGGCGATGAACCATTGCGGCGCATTGCGAAAGATCACCGGCGCCTTGGAGCGCCACGAGTGGGGGTATGAATGGGTAATACGGCCTGCTCCCAGCAGCTTGCCGGCGCCTTTCAGGGCCTCGGTCACGGCCTTGTTGGCCGGACCTTTCTTGCCGACCGAAGTGTAGACCTGCAGACCGGCGAACAGCGGTACATGCGGATAGTAGCTGCCGTCTTCGGCAACGGTTTCCGGCACCTCG
This genomic interval carries:
- a CDS encoding insulinase family protein, which encodes MAGLLTVRRRPAESFVLGNGLQVVVLSSSRAPIVNQLVVYKVGSADETLGRTGIAHFLEHMMFKGTAAVGPNEFSRLVSRHGGRSNAYTSFDSTGYHQTIAADRLELIMRMEADRMTNLRILEKEVTPERQVVLEERRTRVDNVPGALLGEAVREQLFGHGRPYGMPVIGYVDDIRRLGVNELMAFYRRHYSPNNAVLIVAGDATVESVRKLAEQFYGPIGARRVEPRRRPSTGGTGLPHRVVRADARVAEPRWMRDYLAPSLRVGESRYTHALQVLAYLFGGSETSRLSRALVARDRIALSAWASYSPFSLGITTFGLSIHPAPQAKVAQIEEAVRDQLSRLLDEGVAPDEVERAQNQLLAGAIYSQDSLSSGPRLYGTMLSTGGTIADIDEWPQRIAAVGPADVLAAARSVWRDDGSITSLLTPAEGGR
- a CDS encoding DUF3035 domain-containing protein, which codes for MALGGCSAFENLGGAKKISPDEFRIVSHSPLTMPPNAELRPPRPGEPRPQETSPADQAKEALSPTLAGRVQQRTGAAATGATRVGDASEQALIARASAGGVDPNIRAQVNRDSRTIAEGDKSFIDNLIFWQDPPPPGVVLDPGREQQRLREAQATGQPAAGPTPTIQRRKRGLLEGIF
- the ileS gene encoding isoleucine--tRNA ligase, which produces MTTDYKSSVFLPKTNFPMRAGLAKKEPELLRRWADMKLFDRLRKESKGRPKFILHDGPPYANGHLHIGHALNKILKDLVARTQQMLGKDSHYVPGWDCHGLPIEWKIEEEYRAKKQDKDQVPVGEFRRQCRAFADHWIEVQREEFKRLGVEGDWDNYYSTMAYESEAVIVAELGKFLMNGGLYKGSKAVLWSVVEKTALAEAEIEYHDHTSDTVHVRFPVLRSRDGKLDGASILIWTTTPWTMPGNRALAFGLEIDYVLVEVVEAGDGSLARVGERMVLAKTLMDSVAAEAKFTARIVADLTASDFEGLIAAHPLRGKGYEFDVRLLSADFVTADAGTGFVHIAPGHGADDFDLGTANGVEVPETVAEDGSYYPHVPLFAGLQVYTSVGKKGPANKAVTEALKGAGKLLGAGRITHSYPHSWRSKAPVIFRNAPQWFIAMDKPIPEIGGTLREKALAAIDATRFVPRAGYNRLRSMIEARPDWCVSRQRAWGVPIAVFVDNRTGEPLRDPEVMNRVVEAFRQEGADVWFESPPERFLGNKYKAEDFEQVKDILDVWFDSGSTHAFTLEDRGDLKWPADLYLEGSDQHRGWFHSSLLESCGTRGRAPYDAVLTHGFTLDEQGRKMSKSLGNITAPQEVCDQYGADILRLWVVGTDYTEDQRIGPEILKHQAEAYRRLRNTLRYLLGSLEGFSATERLPHAEMPELERWVLHRLAELDGILRPAVDDFDFHRIATELHNFCTVDLSAFYFDVRKDSIYCDAPPAPRRRAARTVMAELFSFLTAWLAPITCFTAEEAWLARPKDVPDGTVESVHLRLYPAVAAGWLDPALGEKWKTVRALRRVVTGALELERAEKRIGSSLQAAPRVHADREYIAAMQGLDLAEICITSGGGLSEGPAPAGAFSLADVDGVAVVPALAEGNKCARCWQVLPEVGKSARHPLLCRRCESAVDA
- a CDS encoding insulinase family protein → MNLGRLAIVLLWASAAILVTGRAWAIDIKEVTTPLGIKAWLVEDRNVPIVTLSFSFADGTALEPRQQKGVTSLMASLLTDGAGALDAQAFRRRQEEASASLSFGASLDRTTGSLRTLSAKRDEGFELLRLALDAPRFDEDMLERRRAQFIAGLNQAEQRPASVAERTLSEIVFAGHPYATDSSGMREALRTLTRDDVKSRATAVLDRTGMVVAAVGDIDEADLSRLLDRTFGMLPAGAAKPSPPGWAPPMRPRTVVVERPVPQSAVRIAVPAVTRNHPDWFPASVMTHILGGGGQQSRLFDEVREKRGLAYGVSAGLRPNTKASLLVVSTASANERVAEAIRVIRGEMARLRDDGVVPQELADAKTYLSGSLPVSLDSSASVAGLLHSMQVDGLARDYLQKRSSLIEAVTLQDVRRMARQLLRDDVVTSVVVGKPIGLRAEP
- the lspA gene encoding signal peptidase II — encoded protein: MILVALTVAVDQVSKELLLRYLLKAGAIVPVIDDFFRLVIVWNRGVSFGILGGDRALPPWVLSGVAIGVCLGLFIWLRRTDRLLGGWGIGLVMGGAIGNVIDRARWGAVFDFADFYVGQWHWPAFNIADSAIVVGVGLMLIDSLLGEKERAP